CCGTTTACTACCTCCACGGCAAAGGAATACGGCATTGTCGACGATTATTTAGTGGATGAGCGTTTGCGCGATTTGATTGCTTCTTTCGAGAATAAAAACACTTATGCTCTGCAAGCTGGAATGGAAGCCATGAAAGCGATCAGAGGAATGGATTCAAAGGGACAGTACGACTACTTGTTGACCTGTTTATCTAAACTTAGAGATAAAGAAGAGGTCAAAAAGCAAATTGCTGATCAGCTTAAGAAAGATTAAGAAACTTTTTTATTGATAAAGAAGTTATTGTATCCCAAGCCAATTTCGATATCCAGTAACTTTTGTTGCAACATCTCCAGTACCGCTAAGAAATTATAAACAAACTGTACTTTATTTTCCGAGTGCTTGGCAATTGCCGAGAAATCCAAGGTTTTATTTAGTTCTATAAGTTCAGAAATAGCTTTCTTTTGCTGCTCGATGGTATAAGGGTACTTAACGACCGTATGTTTTACTTCCTGAATCCGATGGGTATAATTGTACATCATCCTTTCGTACACTATCATTAGGCGGTAGAGCGTAAAGGAAGAAAGTTCTTCTTCTGTATTGCGGATAGATTTTGAGGCAATCTTGAGGTCTTGTGCGATATTACCGCGTTGGAAATGCATAGAACGCGACTCTTCCATCACTTTAAGTTCTTCTGTTACTTCCTTGAACTGCTTGTAGAGCAATAGTTTTTGAACAAGTTCCTTTTTCAGGTCGACTTCGTTCTCATTTTCATCAAGCTCCGGACGAGGCAATAACATTTTGGCTTTGATACGCATAAGCGTAGAGGCAACGAAGATAAACTCACTC
The DNA window shown above is from Sphingobacterium hotanense and carries:
- a CDS encoding segregation and condensation protein A, with protein sequence MEATNYEIKLAQFEGPFDLLLFFIERDELNIHDIPISKITDDFLAYIQHMQALNIELASEFIFVASTLMRIKAKMLLPRPELDENENEVDLKKELVQKLLLYKQFKEVTEELKVMEESRSMHFQRGNIAQDLKIASKSIRNTEEELSSFTLYRLMIVYERMMYNYTHRIQEVKHTVVKYPYTIEQQKKAISELIELNKTLDFSAIAKHSENKVQFVYNFLAVLEMLQQKLLDIEIGLGYNNFFINKKVS